In Myxococcaceae bacterium JPH2, the DNA window ACCTGCCTCGCCCACCTCTGCACTGTCTCCCCGTCGAAGAGGTCGACGTTGAACTCGATCACTCCGTTGAGGCCGTGCTCGGACGGAGTGAGATCCAGCGTGAGGTCGAACTTCGAGATCCGTTCCTCGGTCTCGATGGGGCTCAGCACCAGACCCGGGAGGGCCAACGGAGCGCCCGGCGCGGTCTGAAGAACGAACATCGCTTGGAAGAGAGGACTGCGACTCAGGTCACGCTCTGGCTTCAGCTCCTCCACGAGCTTCTCGAAGGGCACGTCCTGGTGCGCGTATGCCCCCAGCGTCGTCTCCCTCACCTGCGACAACACTTCGCGGAAGCGCGGGTTCCCCTTCACCTGCGTCCGCATCACCACGGTGTTGACGAAGAACCCGAGCAGCCCCTCGGT includes these proteins:
- a CDS encoding non-ribosomal peptide synthetase; its protein translation is YWKHQLAGAPRALELLTDRPRPAVQTFRGATCAVSWPLQLWEGVQSLAQREGATPYMVLLAAYQVVLARNAGQDEVCVGSPIANRTRGETEGLLGFFVNTVVMRTQVKGNPRFREVLSQVRETTLGAYAHQDVPFEKLVEELKPERDLSRSPLFQAMFVLQTAPGAPLALPGLVLSPIETEERISKFDLTLDLTPSEHGLNGVIEFNVDLFDGETVQRWARQV